Part of the Chitinophagaceae bacterium genome is shown below.
TAAAAAACTTATCCAAAAAAAAATGGCTTTGGATGTCCGATAAAAATGTTGATTCTTTAACAGTTCTTTTCCACAAGCAATCTGTTTACGTTCATATGGGTGGAAGTTGGGGTAAAGAACAAGAAATCAATGTTATTAAAAACGGTGGAATTTGGTACAAAAATGCAGAAATTCAAGAAACTTCTATTCAAATTATTGATAATACAGCAATATTATTAAGTAAAATAATATTGACAGCCGTTGTAGGTGGAAAAGAAGTGATAAATACATTTATGGTAACGGAAGTGTTTATTAATCAAAATGACAACTGGAGATTAGGTTCATTATCATTTACAAGATTACTAACCCAATAACTCTCACTACAGAAAAGGACATCAGGTAAGACAGGTTTTGCAAAAGTGGGGTGGACAGAAGTATATCATCTTTTGTTCCCCTTTTTGCTTTTTTGCCCATGCCGAACAGCGTTACTACTAAACCCCGTTATACGTAATTTCACAAAATCCGAAACA
Proteins encoded:
- a CDS encoding nuclear transport factor 2 family protein, giving the protein MKYFFLTIIFLSLIFVIQVSAQTTEPKSMKNTNLEQELKNLSKKKWLWMSDKNVDSLTVLFHKQSVYVHMGGSWGKEQEINVIKNGGIWYKNAEIQETSIQIIDNTAILLSKIILTAVVGGKEVINTFMVTEVFINQNDNWRLGSLSFTRLLTQ